From one bacterium genomic stretch:
- the lon gene encoding endopeptidase La, translating to MSGTNRQLPIIPLRSTIIFPGCVETIQISLPRNLLLLRELRDSQQPIVMIPVRDGRGEITAAGDLEGIGVLARPLVTQTSRDSTCSVTFEAVRRIRLERLTGTEPYLVGDFIELPPEQDIDSLERALEKVFSYAVRVLTTDTHYSPEVYEIFKANRTDIDRFVDVVSHHLHFPFSEKRSLLSAVSLKERIFHLLDLLSEECQRIELEDELKVKVEDSINKSQREFFLRAKLKEIKRELGEDYDDDNVASTYRRRINMIHDLPIEVREQLFLETERLKMLSPASAEFGSIKRYLDWLMAVPWGKTSTDETNLAQVEKIIDSNFYGAKDIKDRITEYLATRQLTNNVSAPVICLTGPAGTGKASLASAVATALHRKLIRFSVAGFSSTAELRGEPHTLEGAMPGKIIRALIETNCVDPVFLIEDLDKLSYDESRVSIALAFLDVIDARQNRKYIDDYLALPIDLSRVIFMFSVRGTEMLAEPLLERMDVIEFSGYVDREKVTIAERHLIPSLLASNGINKSELVFTTGAIKTVIRNYTMEAGLSQVKQRLETVCRKFSKAKATSEKKVKWVISEDNLEQYFGTPVYIPETAESHPEIGVAAGVAWTGSGGDIMMIEGLKMRGSGNVACTGSLGEVMRESVQAAHSFVRSKAEMLAIPHDDFSNYDIHVHFPQGAIPKDGPSAGVTISLVIASVLSDRPIRNDIAMTGEVSLRGKVLPVSGIREKVAAAHRAGIFKMVLPSQNRKDIKDITRELRDQMEFIFIDRTDQLFEIALMDYDPSAATLQDLVMLEMRRRAKENKPPRRSTARRVAGGTVKPRKTVRKKKPAKGKKRQQQ from the coding sequence ATGAGCGGAACTAACCGCCAGCTACCCATCATCCCATTGCGTTCGACGATTATTTTCCCCGGCTGCGTCGAGACCATTCAGATTAGCTTGCCGCGCAATCTGCTGCTGCTTCGCGAACTGCGCGATTCACAACAGCCGATTGTCATGATACCGGTGCGCGATGGCCGCGGCGAAATCACCGCTGCCGGCGATCTGGAAGGCATCGGCGTGCTCGCTCGTCCGCTTGTGACTCAAACCTCGCGCGACAGCACTTGCAGTGTGACCTTTGAGGCCGTTCGCCGCATCAGACTCGAACGATTGACCGGCACCGAACCGTATCTCGTCGGCGACTTCATCGAACTCCCGCCGGAGCAGGATATCGATTCGTTGGAGCGCGCACTTGAAAAGGTGTTCTCCTATGCCGTTCGCGTTTTGACGACCGACACGCATTATTCGCCCGAAGTCTACGAGATTTTCAAAGCTAACCGTACCGACATCGACCGTTTCGTTGATGTCGTTTCGCATCATCTGCACTTCCCGTTCAGCGAGAAGCGTTCGCTTTTGTCGGCGGTCTCGCTCAAAGAGCGCATCTTCCATCTTTTGGATTTGCTCAGCGAGGAATGCCAGCGCATCGAGCTGGAGGATGAACTCAAGGTTAAGGTCGAAGACTCGATCAACAAATCCCAGCGCGAATTCTTCCTGCGCGCCAAACTGAAAGAAATCAAACGCGAGCTCGGCGAGGACTACGATGACGACAACGTCGCCTCGACCTATCGCCGCCGCATCAATATGATTCATGACCTCCCGATTGAGGTCCGTGAGCAGTTGTTCCTGGAAACCGAGCGCCTCAAGATGCTCTCCCCTGCTTCGGCTGAGTTTGGCTCGATCAAACGCTATCTCGATTGGCTGATGGCGGTACCGTGGGGCAAGACCTCGACCGATGAAACCAATTTGGCACAGGTCGAGAAGATCATCGACAGCAATTTCTACGGCGCGAAAGATATCAAAGACCGCATTACCGAATACCTGGCAACGCGCCAGTTGACCAATAACGTCTCCGCGCCTGTCATTTGTCTGACCGGTCCGGCGGGCACGGGCAAAGCATCGCTCGCATCCGCAGTCGCGACGGCACTGCATCGCAAGTTGATCCGATTCAGCGTGGCCGGATTCAGTTCCACCGCCGAATTGCGCGGCGAACCACACACTCTCGAAGGAGCCATGCCCGGCAAGATCATTCGTGCATTGATCGAAACCAACTGCGTCGATCCGGTCTTTTTGATTGAAGACCTCGACAAGCTTTCCTATGACGAGTCGCGCGTCTCGATTGCACTCGCATTTCTTGACGTCATCGACGCCCGCCAAAATCGCAAATACATCGACGACTATCTCGCCCTGCCGATCGACCTGTCACGCGTGATCTTCATGTTCAGCGTGCGCGGCACCGAAATGCTCGCCGAGCCTTTGCTCGAACGGATGGACGTAATCGAGTTCTCCGGCTATGTCGACCGCGAAAAAGTTACCATTGCCGAACGCCATCTGATTCCTTCGTTGCTCGCTTCGAACGGTATCAACAAATCTGAACTCGTGTTCACGACCGGCGCGATCAAGACCGTCATTCGTAACTACACGATGGAAGCCGGCCTCAGTCAGGTCAAACAGCGGCTCGAAACCGTTTGCCGGAAATTCTCCAAAGCCAAGGCTACTTCCGAGAAGAAGGTCAAATGGGTGATCTCCGAGGATAATCTTGAGCAATACTTCGGAACACCTGTGTACATCCCGGAAACTGCAGAAAGCCATCCCGAAATCGGCGTGGCGGCTGGTGTCGCCTGGACCGGTTCCGGCGGCGATATTATGATGATTGAGGGCTTGAAAATGCGCGGCTCCGGCAATGTCGCTTGCACCGGCTCGCTCGGTGAGGTGATGCGCGAATCCGTTCAGGCGGCGCATAGTTTCGTGCGCTCCAAAGCGGAGATGCTGGCTATTCCGCACGACGACTTTTCCAACTACGATATTCACGTTCACTTCCCGCAAGGCGCCATCCCCAAAGACGGTCCCTCGGCGGGAGTGACGATTTCACTGGTAATTGCGTCGGTCTTGAGCGACCGCCCGATTCGCAACGATATCGCCATGACCGGCGAGGTCAGCCTGCGCGGCAAGGTTCTGCCGGTGTCGGGTATCCGCGAGAAGGTTGCCGCAGCACATCGCGCGGGTATCTTCAAAATGGTCCTGCCGTCGCAAAACCGCAAAGACATCAAGGACATTACCCGCGAATTGCGCGACCAGATGGAGTTCATTTTCATCGACCGTACCGATCAACTATTCGAGATCGCACTGATGGATTACGATCCATCTGCCGCGACCCTGCAGGATCTGGTTATGCTGGAAATGCGCCGTCGCGCCAAAGAAAACAAACCGCCGCGCCGCAGTACAGCGCGCCGGGTCGCCGGCGGAACGGTTAAACCGCGCAAAACTGTCCGCAAGAAAAAGCCTGCCAAAGGCAAAAAGCGCCAACAGCAGTAG
- a CDS encoding CDP-alcohol phosphatidyltransferase family protein: protein MVRFNLRELLFVPNLLTLFRLFFLPLPVICIAYGKDNFALALLGVAIATDVLDGYFARKLNQISELGKILDPLADKIGVAALVVALAVYRDFPWWAAAIIIVRDLLLLIGSLATLSKTTEIPTSNLFGKFTALTWVVLVISYLTPFVILQKVLLWLAVAMVPISFLLYLKKRR from the coding sequence ATGGTCAGATTTAACCTGCGCGAACTGCTATTCGTCCCGAATCTTTTGACGTTGTTCCGGCTGTTTTTCCTGCCGTTGCCGGTGATTTGCATCGCGTACGGCAAAGACAACTTCGCGCTGGCGCTGTTGGGCGTCGCAATCGCTACCGACGTGCTCGATGGCTACTTCGCCCGCAAGTTGAATCAAATCTCTGAACTCGGCAAGATTCTCGACCCATTGGCGGACAAGATCGGCGTTGCTGCATTGGTCGTAGCATTGGCCGTTTATCGCGATTTCCCTTGGTGGGCGGCGGCGATTATCATTGTACGCGACCTGCTATTGCTCATCGGCAGTCTGGCAACATTGTCAAAGACTACTGAAATCCCAACCTCCAACCTCTTCGGCAAATTCACAGCACTAACCTGGGTCGTATTGGTAATCAGCTACCTAACACCATTCGTGATTCTGCAAAAAGTGCTACTTTGGTTAGCGGTTGCCATGGTGCCGATTTCATTTCTACTCTACTTGAAAAAGCGCCGCTGA